The proteins below come from a single Xiphophorus hellerii strain 12219 chromosome 14, Xiphophorus_hellerii-4.1, whole genome shotgun sequence genomic window:
- the LOC116732660 gene encoding atrial natriuretic peptide receptor 1, producing the protein MKKQLRFWFWFWFWFLLWVCVFRVQPGFCWHDLDNSEYDCWPLDRPNEYNMIDCGGLLMSWVLRPPELVKTGQVFTVVYSVTARESFYHWAVQNHVFSQSSITDAASARRFCEQQDCPTSWTEANGENCCIHHANIHSCPMGYMTESICGPWIPDDGKIFTHTISTTGKMTQTNWTAKVVLFHPGLTSLIAHIRVGTMQAALEAKSTVLPAVVCGDKTCEDGEDCSTCPADCGECPMSPGTQVAIGLPLGLLCLSFILTAVWLRYQKEKLLWDESWIIDFSTIKQDPEAHLTMGSIMSVPAGHADSNVSCVTAISSCTAPPASRRAPFTCTGIYDGRTVAIKKIQIKTFSLSKTIRQEVKQVRELDHPNLCKFIGGCVDVPNVAIVTEYCPKGSLHDVLLNEEIPLNWGFRFSFATDIARGMSYLHQHKICHGRLKSLNCVLDDRWVCKITDFGLRSYRRDDAAEPLSSYQRRLLDVYMPPEFQTSSMEPTLAGDVFSYSIILLEIATRSDPVPPEESALESAWCPPLPELISSKADNTCPCPADYAELIRRCRSHNPVHRPTFDQVKKFVHRINPIKVSPVDMMMNLMEKYSKHLEVLVAERTQDLMLEKQKTDRLLYSMLPKQVADDLRQGKPLQAQSYVSATVFFSDIVGFTQLSSSSTPYQVVDFLNKLYTTFDDIIDNHDVYKVETIGDAYMVVSGVPQENGILHASEIASMALDLVAVCRTFRIPHKPGMQLQIRAGIHSGPVVAGVVGTKMPRYCLFGDTVNTSSRMESTSLALKIQCSSSAFYLLEEIGGYVLECRGTLQVKGKGDMVTYWLEGKKTTGPDGRAAKPNTEPETDPFPVPGFVSDDLLMDPA; encoded by the exons atgaaGAAACaactcaggttctggttctggttctggttctggttcctcctgtgG GTTTGTGTTTTCCGAGTCCAACCCGGGTTCTGCTGGCACGACCTGGACAACAGCGAGTACGACTGCTGGCCTCTGGACCGACCCAACGAGTACAACATGATCGACTGCGGAG GTCTGCTGATGTCCTGGGTTCTTCGGCCTCCAGAACTGGTAAAAACCGGTCAGGTTTTCACCGTCGTTTACTCCGTCACGGCCCGGGAATCCTTCTACCACTGGGCCGTCCAGAACCATGTCTTCTCCCAAAG TTCCATAACGGACGCTGCTTCGGCCCGACGGTTCTGTGAACAGCAAGACTGTCCGACCAGTTGGACCGAGGCGAACGGAGAGAACTGCTGCATCCATCATGCCAACATCCACTCCTGTCCCATGGGATACATG ACTGAGAGCATCTGTGGCCCCTGGATTCCTGATGATGGTAAAATCTTCACTCACACCATTTCCACCACTGGGAAGATGACCCAGACCAACTGGACCGCCAAG GTGGTTCTGTTCCATCCGGGCCTGACCTCGCTGATCGCTCACATCAGGGTGGGAACCATGCAGGCGGCGCTGGAGGCGAAGAGCACCGTCCTGCCGGCTGTAG TTTGTGGAGATAAAACCTGTGAGGACGGAGAGGACTGCTCCACCTGCCCGGCCGACTGCGGCGAATGTCCCATGAGTCCCGGCACCCAGGTGGCCATCGGCCTGCCGCTCGGCCTGCTCTGCCTCTCCTTCATCCTGACGGCTGTG TGGCTGAGGTATCAGAAAGAGAAGCTGCTGTGGGACGAGAGCTGGATCATCGACTTCTCCACAATAAAACAAG ATCCGGAGGCCCACCTGACCATGGGGAGCATCATGAGCGTCCCGGCCGGACACGCCGACAGCAACGTCAGCTGTGTGACGGCCATCAGCTCCTGCACCGCGCCGCCAGCCAGCCGGAGGGCGCCGTTCACCTGCACCGGCATTTA CGACGGCAGAACGGTGGCCATCAAAAAGATCCAAATTAAAACCTTCTCTCTGTCCAAAACCATCCGGCAGGAAGTCAAACAAGTTCG GGAACTCGATCATCCTAACCTGTGTAAGTTCATCGGCGGATGCGTCGACGTGCCCAACGTTGCCATAGTAACAGAGTACTGCCCAAAGGGAAGTCTCCATGACGTCCTGCTGAACGAGGAGATCCCCCTGAACTGGGGCTTCAG GTTTTCCTTCGCCACAGACATCGCCAGAGGAATGTCGTACCTCCACCAGCACAAGATCTGTCATGGCCGACTCAAGTCCCTGAACTGTGTGTTGGACGACCGCTGGGTGTGCAAGATAACAG ACTTCGGGTTGAGGAGCTACCGGAGGGACGACGCGGCCGAGCCGCTGTCCTCCTACCAGCGGCGGCTCCTGGACGTCTACATGCCGCCCGAGTTCCAGACCTCCAGCATGGAGCCCACACTCGCTGGAGACGTGTTCAG TTACTCCATCATTCTTCTGGAAATAGCGACTCGCAGCGACCCGGTCCCA CCTGAAGAGTCTGCCCTGGAGAGCGCCTGGTGTCCGCCGCTACCTGAGCTGATCTCCAGTAAAGCTGACAACACCTGTCCCTGCCCTGCTGACTACGCTGAG CTGATCCGTCGCTGTCGCTCCCACAACCCGGTCCACCGACCCACTTTTGATCAAGTCAAGAAGTTTGTTCACCGGATCAACCCGATCAAAGTCAGCCCAGTGGACATGATGATGAACCTG atgGAGAAGTacagcaaacacctggaggtCCTGGTGGCTGAGAGGACTCAGGATCTGATgctggagaaacagaaaaccGACCGGCTGCTGTACA GTATGCTTCCTAAGCAGGTAGCTGATGATCTACGTCAGGGGAAGCCATTACAGGCTCAGAGCTACGTCAGCGCCACCGTCTTCTTCAG TGACATCGTCGGGTTCACCCAGCTGTCCAGCAGCAGCACTCCCTATCAGGTGGTCGACTTCCTCAACAAGCTCTACACAACCTTCGATGACATCATCGACAACCACGACGTCTACAAGGTGGAAACCATCGGAGATGCCT ACATGGTGGTGTCTGGCGTCCCCCAGGAGAACGGGATCCTGCACGCCTCAGAGATCGCCAGCATGGCTCTGGATCTGGTCGCCGTCTGTCGCACCTTCAGGATTCCCCACAAACCCGGCATGCAGCTGCAGATCCGGGCTGGGATTCACTCCG gtccggTGGTGGCCGGAGTCGTTGGGACCAAGATGCCTCGGTACTGTCTGTTCGGAGACACGGTCAACACGTCGTCCAGGATGGAGTCCACCAGCCTGG